A genomic segment from Cygnus atratus isolate AKBS03 ecotype Queensland, Australia chromosome Z, CAtr_DNAZoo_HiC_assembly, whole genome shotgun sequence encodes:
- the LINGO2 gene encoding leucine-rich repeat and immunoglobulin-like domain-containing nogo receptor-interacting protein 2, with the protein MLHTAVSCWQPFLGLAVLLVFMGPTIGCPARCECSAQNKSVSCHRRRLMAIPEGIPIETKILDLSKNRLKSVNPEEFTSYPLLEEIDLSDNIVANVEPGAFNNLFNLRSLRLKGNRLKLVPLGVFTGLSNLTKLDISENKIVILLDYMFQDLHNLKSLEVGDNDLVYISHRAFSGLLSLEQLTLERCNLTAVPTEALSHLHNLISLHLKQLNINALPAYAFKRLFRLKDLEIDSWPLLDMLPANSLYGLNLTSLSITNTNLSAVPYSAFKHLVYLTHLNLSYNPISTIEAGMLSDLVRLQELHMVGAQLRTIEPHAFQGLRFLRVLNVSQNLLETLEENVFHSPKALEILCINNNPLACDCRLLWILQRQPTLQFGGQTPMCAGPDSVKERSFKDFHSTALSFYFTCKKPKIQDKKLQYLVVEEGQTVQLMCNADGDPQPTISWVTPRRRLITTKSNGRATVLGDGTLEIRFAQDQDTGIYVCIASNAAGNDTYSASLTVKGFTSDRFLYANRTPMYMTDSNDTSSNGTNANTFSLDLKTILVSTAMGCFTFLGVVLFCFLLLFVWSRGKGKHKTSIDLEYVPRKNNGAVVEGEVAGPRRFNMKMI; encoded by the coding sequence ATGCTTCACACAGCTGTATCTTGCTGGCAGCCGTTCCTAGGTCTGGCTGTGCTGCTAGTCTTCATGGGCCCCACCATAGGCTGCCCGGCCCGCTGCGAATGCTCGGCCCAGAACAAGTCCGTCAGCTGTCACCGGAGGCGCCTGATGGCCATTCCAGAGGGCATTCCCATTGAGACCAAAATCTTGGACCTCAGCAAGAACCGACTGAAGAGCGTCAACCCTGAGGAGTTCACGTCATACCCCTTGCTGGAGGAGATCGACCTCAGCGACAATATAGTCGCCAATGTGGAGCCTGGAGCCTTCAACAATCTCTTCAACTTGCGCTCCCTGAGGCTGAAAGGAAACCGTCTGAAGCTGGTTCCCCTTGGGGTGTTCACTGGGTTGTCAAACTTAACAAAACTTGATATAAGTGAAAACAAGATTGTCATTTTGCTGGACTACATGTTCCAAGATCTACATAACCTAAAGTCCCTGGAGGTTGGGGACAACGATTTGGTCTATATATCACACAGGGCCTTCAGTGGACTGCTTAGCCTGGAGCAGCTCACCCTGGAGAGATGCAACCTCACAGCTGTACCAACAGAAGCTCTTTCCCACCTCCACAACCTCATTAGTCTGCATCTGAAACAGCTCAACATCAACGCTTTGCCTGCGTATGCCTTCAAAAGATTATTTCGCCTGAAAGACCTGGAGATAGACTCCTGGCCCCTCCTCGACATGCTGCCTGCCAACAGCCTGTATGGTCTCAACCTTACTTCTCTCTCCATCACCAACACCAATCTGTCTGCAGTACCTTACTCTGCTTTTAAACATCTGGTTTACCTGACGCATCTAAACCTCTCCTACAACCCTATCAGCACCATTGAAGCAGGCATGCTCTCTGATTTGGTACGCCTGCAGGAGCTCCACATGGTGGGGGCCCAGTTACGTACCATTGAACCACATGCTTTCCAAGGGCTCCGATTCTTACGTGTGCTTAATGTGTCCCAAAACCTGCTAGAAACCCTAGAAGAGAATGTATTTCATTCCCCCAAAGCCCTTGAGATCCTCTGCATTAACAACAATCCTCTGGCCTGTGACTGCCGTCTCCTTTGGATTCTACAGAGGCAACCCACTTTGCAGTTTGGAGGCCAGACACCGATGTGTGCTGGCCCAGACAGTGTCAAGGAGAGGTCATTCAAGGActttcacagcacagctctctCCTTTTACTTCACCTGTAAGAAGCCCAAGATACAAGACAAGAAGCTGCAGTACCTGGTAGTGGAGGAAGGGCAGACGGTGCAGCTGATGTGCAATGCTGACGGGGATCCGCAGCCCACCATATCATGGGTTACCCCACGTCGGAGGCTGATCACAACTAAATCAAATGGAAGAGCCACTGTTCTGGGAGACGGCACACTGGAGATTCGATTTGCTCAAGACCAGGACACTGGGATATATGTTTGTATTGCAAGTAATGCAGCTGGGAACGACACCTATTCGGCCTCCCTTACAGTGAAGGGGTTTACTTCAGACCGTTTCCTTTATGCCAACAGGACCCCTATGTATATGACAGACTCCAACGACACCAGTTCCAATGGAACTAATGCGAACACTTTCTCTCTGGACCTTAAGACAATATTGGTGTCCACAGCTATGGGCTGCTTCACATTCCTCggagtggttttattttgtttcctacttCTTTTTGTGTGGAGTAGAGGGAAAGGCAAACACAAAACCAGCATTGATCTTGAATATGTCCCTCGCAAAAACAATGGTGCTGTAGTTGAAGGGGAGGTTGCTGGACCGCGAAGGTTCAACATGAAAATGATTTGA